A window of the Equus przewalskii isolate Varuska chromosome 10, EquPr2, whole genome shotgun sequence genome harbors these coding sequences:
- the LASP1 gene encoding LIM and SH3 domain protein 1 isoform X2: MARLPGLETARRGLISRRALRLFWHKACFHCESCKMTLNMKNYKGYEKKPYCNAHYPKQSFTMVADTPENLRLKQQSELQSQVRYKEEFEKNKGKGFSVVADTPELQRIKKTQDQISNIKYHEEFEKSRMGPSGGEGLEPERRDSQGSGSYRRPQEQQQPPHHIPTSAPVYQQPQQQQAAQSYGGYKEPAAPVSIQRSTPGGGGKRYRAVYDYSAADEDEVSFQDGDTIVNVQQIDDGWMYGTVERTGDTGMLPANYVEAI; encoded by the exons TTCTGGCATAAAGCATGCTTCCATTGCGAGAGCTGCAAGATGACACTCAACATGAAGAACTACAAGGGCTATGAGAAGAAGCCCTACTGCAACGC ACACTACCCCAAGCAGTCCTTCACCATGGTGGCTGACACCCCGGAAAACCTCCGCCTCAAGCAACAGAGCGAGCTCCAGAGTCAg GTGCGCTATAaggaggagtttgagaagaacAAGGGCAAAGGCTTCAGCGTGGTGGCGGACACGCCCGAACTCCAGAGAATCAAGAAGACCCAGGACCAGATCAGCAAC ATCAAGTACCACGAGGAGTTTGAGAAGAGCCGCATGGGCCCCAGCGGGGGCGAGGGCCTGGAGCCCGAGCGCCGAGATTCCCAGGGCAGCGGCAGCTACCGGCggccccaggagcagcagcagccacctcACCACATCCCGACCAGCGCCCCAG TTTaccagcagccccagcagcagcaggcgGCGCAGTCTTATGGCGGGTACAAGGAGCCTGCCGCCCCGGTCTCCATACAGCGCAGCACCCCAGGCGGGGGCGGG AAGCGGTACCGTGCTGTGTACGACTACAGTGCCGCCGACGAGGACGAGGTCTCCTTCCAGGATGGGGACACCATCGTCAACGTGCAGCAGATCGACGATGGCTGGATGTACGGGACCGTCGAGCGCACCGGCGACACGGGGATGCTGCCGGCCAACTACGTGGAAGCCATCTGA
- the LASP1 gene encoding LIM and SH3 domain protein 1 isoform X1: MNPNCARCGKIVYPTEKVNCLDKFWHKACFHCESCKMTLNMKNYKGYEKKPYCNAHYPKQSFTMVADTPENLRLKQQSELQSQVRYKEEFEKNKGKGFSVVADTPELQRIKKTQDQISNIKYHEEFEKSRMGPSGGEGLEPERRDSQGSGSYRRPQEQQQPPHHIPTSAPVYQQPQQQQAAQSYGGYKEPAAPVSIQRSTPGGGGKRYRAVYDYSAADEDEVSFQDGDTIVNVQQIDDGWMYGTVERTGDTGMLPANYVEAI, translated from the exons TTCTGGCATAAAGCATGCTTCCATTGCGAGAGCTGCAAGATGACACTCAACATGAAGAACTACAAGGGCTATGAGAAGAAGCCCTACTGCAACGC ACACTACCCCAAGCAGTCCTTCACCATGGTGGCTGACACCCCGGAAAACCTCCGCCTCAAGCAACAGAGCGAGCTCCAGAGTCAg GTGCGCTATAaggaggagtttgagaagaacAAGGGCAAAGGCTTCAGCGTGGTGGCGGACACGCCCGAACTCCAGAGAATCAAGAAGACCCAGGACCAGATCAGCAAC ATCAAGTACCACGAGGAGTTTGAGAAGAGCCGCATGGGCCCCAGCGGGGGCGAGGGCCTGGAGCCCGAGCGCCGAGATTCCCAGGGCAGCGGCAGCTACCGGCggccccaggagcagcagcagccacctcACCACATCCCGACCAGCGCCCCAG TTTaccagcagccccagcagcagcaggcgGCGCAGTCTTATGGCGGGTACAAGGAGCCTGCCGCCCCGGTCTCCATACAGCGCAGCACCCCAGGCGGGGGCGGG AAGCGGTACCGTGCTGTGTACGACTACAGTGCCGCCGACGAGGACGAGGTCTCCTTCCAGGATGGGGACACCATCGTCAACGTGCAGCAGATCGACGATGGCTGGATGTACGGGACCGTCGAGCGCACCGGCGACACGGGGATGCTGCCGGCCAACTACGTGGAAGCCATCTGA